One Plutella xylostella chromosome 31, ilPluXylo3.1, whole genome shotgun sequence genomic region harbors:
- the LOC105390171 gene encoding uncharacterized protein LOC105390171 has translation MFNLRRPFATFILTLYLVSCQSQKCERIQIGQEFYKRSLIASIDGYPTGIVIDPKTDNILFILHKKNYTKGIHILKYGSLGIKELPIGDDVIGQCIGIDSANNIVYIGTNQGLVTFDSSKGEVSTDRPIGDDDIRSIFIDKTDNQMYIATGVGHEIFIFINGSSAVKRYEKVPKAYSFVLDSKGNSFHEYIDGKIYFYPIDLFEPIQYKGFTRELKYIIGLNNNDEAIVAVKGSLYKLTTTSILPKRIGELGFKITGMAFDRKNNIIIGTKGKIYRYKAVDNNDPCPSDDYFMTGI, from the coding sequence ATGTTCAACCTGAGAAGACCTTTTGCCACCTTCATCCTCACCCTCTACCTGGTCAGCTGTCAGAGCCAAAAGTGCGAACGCATCCAGATAGGCCAGGAGTTCTACAAACGGAGCCTTATCGCCAGCATCGATGGCTACCCAACCGGCATCGTCATCGACCCGAAAACCGACAACATCCTCTTCATTCTTCACAAAAAGAACTACACTAAAGGCATCCATATCCTCAAATACGGGTCCTTGGGCATCAAAGAACTTCCTATCGGCGATGATGTGATTGGTCAGTGCATCGGCATTGATTCAGCCAATAACATCGTCTACATCGGCACCAATCAGGGCCTTGTCACTTTTGACAGCAGCAAAGGAGAAGTCTCAACAGATAGACCTATAGGTGACGATGATATTCGAAGTATTTTTATCGACAAAACTGATAACCAAATGTATATAGCTACGGGCGTTGGACATGAGATTTTTATCTTCATCAATGGTTCCTCGGCTGTTAAAAGATATGAAAAGGTTCCTAAAGCGTATAGCTTCGTTTTGGATAGCAAAGGGAATAGCTTCCATGAATATATTGACGGGAAGATCTACTTCTATCCTATAGATCTGTTTGAACCGATACAGTATAAAGGTTTCACTCGGGAACTGAAGTATATAATAGGTTTAAATAACAATGATGAAGCTATAGTAGCAGTCAAAGGGTCTCTGTATAAACTGACTACTACCAGTATTCTTCCAAAAAGAATTGGCGAGTTGGGGTTCAAAATCACAGGTATGGCTTTCGATCGTAAGAACAACATTATTATTGGGACTAAAGGTAAAATTTATAGATACAAGGCTGTCGATAACAATGATCCCTGTCCATCTGATGATTACTTCATGACGGGtatttga